A genomic segment from Bryobacteraceae bacterium encodes:
- a CDS encoding Gfo/Idh/MocA family oxidoreductase translates to MRVGIIGTGAISNLHARTYRNIGFEIVCCTDIHEPSGRKFAEANGCEFVKTFEEVCQHPQVDYVDLCTFPDFRLQAVEECAKAGKPIQVQKPISTNLATARKMIDTAKAAGITLGVVSQHRFDDSSIFLIKALRDGRLGKILQADAYVKWWRSAEYYSRPIKGSWDVEGGGALINQAVHQVDVLLWLIGPVKEVFGMWQLGALHKIQSEDVVTAMMRYANGAQGVIQASTAFWPGYSERIEIHGTKGTAVLTGDKLTTWDVKDDEGEPAPVESLSKSGASDPMAIPLTPLERQFEDFAAAIREKREPLVSGEEGYRALEFVQAVYTSCREGQKVTLG, encoded by the coding sequence TTGCGAGTTGGCATCATCGGCACCGGCGCGATTTCAAATCTGCATGCGCGCACGTACAGGAACATCGGCTTCGAGATCGTCTGCTGCACCGATATTCACGAACCTTCCGGACGCAAGTTCGCCGAAGCCAACGGCTGCGAATTCGTGAAGACGTTCGAGGAAGTTTGCCAGCATCCTCAGGTGGATTATGTCGACCTATGCACGTTCCCCGATTTCCGCCTGCAGGCGGTGGAGGAGTGCGCCAAGGCCGGCAAGCCGATTCAGGTGCAGAAGCCGATTTCGACCAACCTCGCCACGGCGCGAAAGATGATCGATACGGCCAAGGCCGCCGGAATCACGCTCGGCGTGGTGAGCCAGCACCGCTTCGACGATTCGTCGATCTTTCTCATCAAGGCGCTTCGGGACGGCCGTCTCGGGAAGATCCTCCAGGCCGACGCCTACGTAAAATGGTGGCGCTCCGCCGAGTACTATTCGCGGCCGATCAAGGGCAGTTGGGACGTGGAGGGCGGAGGCGCGCTGATCAACCAGGCCGTGCACCAGGTGGATGTGCTGCTGTGGCTCATCGGGCCGGTGAAGGAAGTATTCGGGATGTGGCAGTTGGGGGCGCTGCACAAGATCCAGTCCGAAGACGTGGTGACGGCGATGATGCGCTACGCCAACGGCGCGCAGGGCGTGATCCAGGCGTCGACGGCGTTCTGGCCCGGCTACTCCGAACGGATCGAGATTCACGGAACTAAAGGCACGGCCGTGCTCACCGGCGACAAGCTGACGACATGGGACGTGAAGGACGACGAGGGGGAACCGGCGCCGGTCGAGTCCCTGTCGAAATCCGGCGCGTCGGACCCGATGGCGATTCCGCTCACTCCGCTCGAACGCCAGTTCGAGGATTTCGCCGCCGCGATCCGCGAAAAGCGCGAACCGCTGGTTTCCGGCGAAGAGGGCTACCGGGCGCTCGAGTTCGTGCAGGCGGTGTACACCTCGTGCCGGGAAGGACAGAAGGTCACGCTTGGGTGA
- a CDS encoding long-chain fatty acid--CoA ligase encodes MLPRPEGDLASALEDTALATPEAPALIHFDRVTTFAELDALASRFAARLAAWSVCRGDRVAICTQNDPEFVIAQFGAWKRGAIAVPLNPMFKTKELAYHLADSGARVFVCLEDVFDSQGREALPGTAVEHVLTVPSAFADALAAAAPDSSHRIQSAPDDAAQLVYTSGTTGNPKGAIGTHRNILYNAEFYRRWAGLGAGDRILGAAPLFHITGLVAEIATSVLTGIPLVLFHRFDPATCLRMAEQHRTTFMIAAITAYIALMNDPAADPARFASMTKCYSGGAPVAPAVVEEFQRKLGPYIHNIYGLTESNSPSHATPLGARAPVDPASGALSIGVPIPGCDARIADMVDPSLELPAGQPGELALRGPMMTPGYWNRPDATAAAHHDGWFLTGDVAVMDENGWFYIVDRKKDMIVASGYKVWPRDVEDVLYQHPAVREAAVIGVPDPYRGETVKAFVALKSGAAVAAEELIAFCRQRMAAYKYPREVEFLPEIPKTASGKFLRRRLR; translated from the coding sequence ATGTTGCCCCGGCCGGAAGGGGATCTTGCCTCCGCCCTGGAAGACACCGCGCTCGCCACACCGGAAGCACCGGCGCTGATCCATTTCGACCGGGTAACGACCTTCGCGGAACTCGACGCCCTTGCCTCGCGCTTCGCCGCGAGGCTTGCCGCTTGGAGCGTCTGCCGCGGCGACCGGGTCGCCATCTGCACCCAGAACGATCCTGAGTTCGTGATCGCGCAGTTCGGCGCCTGGAAGCGCGGCGCCATCGCCGTGCCGCTGAACCCGATGTTCAAGACGAAGGAGCTCGCCTATCATCTTGCGGACTCCGGCGCCCGCGTCTTCGTTTGCCTTGAAGATGTTTTTGACTCGCAGGGCAGGGAAGCGCTGCCCGGCACGGCCGTCGAACACGTGCTAACCGTGCCGTCCGCGTTCGCCGATGCGCTCGCCGCCGCCGCGCCGGACTCCTCGCACCGGATTCAATCCGCGCCGGACGACGCCGCGCAGCTCGTCTACACGTCGGGCACCACGGGAAATCCGAAGGGCGCCATCGGCACGCATCGCAACATCCTCTACAACGCCGAGTTCTACCGGCGATGGGCCGGGCTCGGCGCCGGCGACCGGATCCTGGGCGCGGCGCCGCTGTTCCACATCACCGGGCTGGTGGCTGAGATCGCGACGTCGGTCCTCACCGGCATCCCGCTCGTGCTGTTCCACCGGTTCGATCCGGCCACTTGCCTTCGGATGGCCGAACAGCATCGGACGACTTTCATGATCGCCGCCATCACCGCCTACATCGCGTTGATGAACGATCCGGCCGCCGATCCCGCCCGCTTCGCGTCGATGACCAAGTGCTACAGCGGCGGCGCTCCCGTGGCCCCCGCGGTTGTCGAGGAGTTCCAGCGAAAACTCGGGCCCTACATCCACAACATCTACGGACTCACCGAGAGCAACTCTCCGTCTCATGCCACGCCGCTCGGCGCGCGGGCTCCGGTGGATCCGGCGTCCGGAGCCTTGTCGATCGGCGTGCCGATTCCCGGCTGCGACGCCCGCATCGCCGATATGGTGGACCCGTCGCTCGAACTCCCCGCCGGTCAGCCGGGCGAGCTCGCTCTACGCGGACCGATGATGACGCCCGGCTACTGGAACAGACCGGACGCCACCGCTGCCGCCCACCACGACGGCTGGTTCCTCACTGGCGATGTTGCCGTGATGGACGAGAACGGCTGGTTCTACATCGTCGACCGTAAGAAGGACATGATCGTCGCTTCGGGCTATAAGGTCTGGCCGCGCGACGTGGAGGACGTGCTCTACCAGCACCCGGCCGTGCGCGAGGCGGCCGTGATCGGCGTTCCCGATCCGTATCGCGGAGAGACGGTGAAGGCGTTCGTGGCATTGAAGAGCGGCGCCGCCGTCGCGGCCGAGGAGTTGATCGCCTTCTGCCGCCAGCGAATGGCCGCGTACAAATACCCGCGCGAGGTGGAGTTCCTGCCCGAGATTCCCAAGACGGCCAGCGGCAAGTTTCTCCGACGGCGACTGCGGTGA
- a CDS encoding NIPSNAP family protein — protein sequence MIRAAFLLLASVIAMNAEVYELRTYHCEPGRLPALLARFENHTMKIFERHAMKNIAYWVPQDEPAKGDTLIYIISHASREQAKKNWDAFRADPEWTKVRAASEADGKIVAKVESVFMDLLSWSPKVK from the coding sequence ATGATTCGCGCCGCGTTTCTACTTCTCGCCTCCGTCATTGCCATGAACGCCGAAGTCTACGAACTCCGCACCTACCATTGCGAGCCGGGCCGATTGCCGGCGCTGCTCGCGCGCTTCGAGAACCACACGATGAAAATCTTCGAGCGTCACGCCATGAAGAACATCGCGTACTGGGTTCCGCAGGATGAGCCCGCCAAGGGCGATACGCTCATCTACATCATCAGCCATGCCAGCCGGGAGCAGGCCAAGAAGAACTGGGATGCCTTCCGCGCGGATCCGGAGTGGACCAAGGTCCGCGCGGCCTCCGAGGCGGACGGGAAGATCGTCGCCAAGGTCGAGTCGGTCTTCATGGACCTGCTGTCGTGGTCGCCGAAAGTGAAGTAA